A portion of the Bacteroides faecium genome contains these proteins:
- a CDS encoding PepSY-associated TM helix domain-containing protein has product MKWSNSIRKWSRIIHRDLSFFFAGMVLIYAISGIVMNHRDTINPNFSITRKEYKIAENLPDKAGMNKEKVLTLLEPLGETANYTKHYFPQADVMKVFLKGGSNLLVNVKTGTAVYESVTRRPLIGAMSRLHYNPGQWWTCFADIFAVGLIIITLSGIIMLKGNKGIIGRGGIELIAGILIPIFFLFFF; this is encoded by the coding sequence ATGAAGTGGAGTAACAGCATCCGTAAATGGAGCCGGATTATACACCGCGACTTATCATTTTTCTTTGCCGGAATGGTCTTGATATATGCCATTTCCGGCATTGTGATGAATCATCGCGATACGATTAATCCGAACTTCTCCATCACGCGGAAAGAATATAAGATAGCCGAAAACCTGCCGGACAAGGCGGGAATGAATAAAGAAAAAGTACTTACCCTGCTGGAACCACTGGGAGAGACTGCCAACTATACCAAACATTACTTCCCTCAAGCGGACGTGATGAAAGTATTCCTGAAAGGCGGCTCCAACCTCTTGGTGAATGTAAAGACGGGAACAGCGGTTTACGAATCCGTCACCCGTCGTCCGCTTATCGGGGCGATGTCCCGTCTGCATTATAATCCGGGACAGTGGTGGACATGCTTTGCCGACATTTTCGCTGTCGGTCTTATCATAATCACCCTTTCCGGCATCATCATGCTGAAAGGGAATAAAGGTATTATCGGCAGAGGGGGAATAGAACTCATTGCAGGAATCTTGATTCCCATATTTTTCCTCTTTTTCTTTTGA
- a CDS encoding ABC transporter ATP-binding protein, translated as MEQIIECNNLTHYYGKRLIYENLSFTVPKGRILGLLGKNGTGKTTTINILSGYLKPRSGECRIFGQEIQTMPPSLRRNIGLLIEGHVQYQFMTITEIEKFYAAFYPDQWKKEAYYELMNKLKVAQGQRISRMSCGQRSQVALGLILAQNPELLVLDDFSLGLDPGYRRLFVDYLRDYARSEGKTVFLTSHIIQDMERLVDDCIIMDYGKILIQKPISELLEKGRRYTFTVPEGYEFPASGDFYHPSVMRNTLETFSFLPPAAAEEELKSMSVPYADLHSEQVNLEDAFIGLTGKY; from the coding sequence ATGGAACAAATTATCGAATGTAACAATCTGACGCATTATTACGGCAAAAGGTTGATTTACGAAAACCTCAGTTTCACAGTACCCAAAGGACGTATCCTGGGACTGTTGGGCAAAAACGGTACGGGCAAGACCACTACTATAAATATCCTGAGCGGTTACCTCAAGCCGCGCTCGGGAGAATGCCGCATCTTCGGACAGGAGATACAAACCATGCCACCGTCCCTGCGCCGCAACATCGGACTGCTGATTGAGGGTCATGTGCAATACCAGTTTATGACTATCACCGAGATAGAGAAATTCTACGCAGCTTTTTATCCCGACCAGTGGAAAAAGGAAGCGTATTATGAACTGATGAATAAACTGAAAGTCGCTCAAGGACAACGCATCTCGCGCATGTCCTGCGGACAACGCTCGCAAGTAGCCCTCGGACTGATTCTCGCACAGAATCCTGAACTTCTGGTATTGGACGACTTCTCCCTCGGACTCGACCCGGGTTACCGCCGCCTGTTTGTTGATTATCTCCGCGACTATGCCCGTTCCGAAGGTAAAACCGTCTTTCTGACTTCACATATCATTCAGGATATGGAACGTCTTGTGGACGATTGCATTATCATGGATTACGGAAAGATACTGATTCAGAAGCCGATTTCCGAATTATTGGAAAAGGGACGCCGCTATACATTTACAGTTCCCGAAGGTTATGAATTTCCCGCATCCGGGGATTTCTATCATCCTTCCGTCATGCGGAATACGTTGGAGACATTCTCCTTCCTGCCGCCTGCGGCAGCAGAGGAAGAACTGAAATCAATGTCAGTTCCTTATGCAGACTTGCATAGTGAACAGGTGAACCTGGAAGACGCTTTCATCGGTCTGACGGGAAAATATTAA
- a CDS encoding sulfatase, whose protein sequence is MNKKTLFPLALVPFAATSLQAQSNVQSNVQTERTDKRPNIILFMVDDMGWQDTSLPFWTQKTHYNELYETPNMERLARQGMMFTQAYASSISSPTRCSLITGTNAARHRVTNWTLQKNTMTDRKDSLLAIPDWNYNGVSQVPGTNNTFVGTSFVQILKDSGYHTIHCGKAHFGSIDTPGEDPHHWGFEVNIAGHAAGGLASYLGEENYGHTKDGKPVSPMAVPGLEKYWGTETFVTEALTLEAIKALDKAKKYNQPFYLYMAQYAIHVPLNKDMRFYDKYKKKGMTDHEAAYATLIEGMDKSLGDLMDWLEKNGEADNTIIIFMSDNGGLASESYWRDGKLHTQNHPLNSGKGSTYEGGIREPMIVSWPGVVAPGSKCGNYLLIEDFYPTILEMAGIKKYKTVQPIDGVSFIPLLKQTGNPSKGRSLFWNMPNNWGNDGPGINFNCAVRNGDWKLIYYYGSGRKELFNIPDDIGESNDLSAQHPDIVKKLSKELGNYLRKVDAQRPTVKATGKPCPWPDEIN, encoded by the coding sequence ATGAATAAAAAGACATTATTTCCCCTCGCACTCGTGCCCTTTGCAGCAACCAGTCTGCAAGCACAAAGCAATGTACAAAGCAACGTACAAACCGAACGTACAGACAAACGCCCGAATATCATTCTCTTTATGGTGGATGATATGGGATGGCAGGACACGTCACTTCCTTTTTGGACACAAAAGACGCATTACAACGAACTGTACGAGACTCCGAACATGGAAAGGTTGGCTCGTCAGGGAATGATGTTTACCCAAGCGTATGCCAGCAGTATCAGTTCTCCTACGCGATGCAGCCTCATCACCGGAACAAATGCAGCACGCCACCGTGTAACCAACTGGACACTGCAAAAGAATACGATGACAGACCGCAAGGACAGTCTGCTGGCTATTCCCGACTGGAATTATAACGGTGTCAGCCAAGTGCCCGGCACTAACAATACCTTTGTAGGAACTTCTTTCGTACAAATCCTAAAGGACAGCGGTTATCATACCATCCATTGCGGAAAAGCCCATTTCGGTTCTATTGACACTCCGGGAGAAGACCCGCACCATTGGGGATTCGAGGTAAACATAGCCGGACATGCTGCAGGCGGACTTGCCAGCTATCTCGGAGAAGAGAACTACGGACATACCAAAGACGGAAAGCCGGTTTCACCTATGGCTGTTCCCGGACTTGAGAAATACTGGGGCACGGAAACGTTCGTTACCGAAGCATTAACCTTGGAAGCTATCAAAGCACTAGACAAAGCTAAAAAATACAACCAGCCTTTCTACCTGTATATGGCTCAATATGCCATCCATGTGCCTCTCAATAAAGACATGCGCTTCTACGATAAGTACAAGAAAAAAGGTATGACCGACCACGAAGCCGCTTATGCCACTCTTATCGAAGGAATGGATAAGAGTTTAGGCGATTTGATGGACTGGCTGGAAAAGAATGGAGAAGCTGACAACACTATCATCATCTTTATGAGTGATAACGGCGGACTTGCTTCGGAATCGTACTGGCGTGACGGAAAGTTGCACACACAAAACCATCCGCTAAACAGTGGGAAAGGTTCGACTTATGAAGGTGGTATCCGCGAACCAATGATTGTCAGTTGGCCGGGAGTAGTAGCTCCGGGCAGTAAATGCGGCAACTATTTACTGATTGAAGACTTCTATCCCACTATTCTCGAAATGGCAGGAATCAAGAAATACAAAACGGTTCAACCGATAGACGGAGTCAGCTTTATTCCTCTATTGAAGCAAACGGGTAATCCTTCCAAAGGACGCAGCCTTTTCTGGAATATGCCCAACAACTGGGGAAATGACGGGCCGGGCATTAACTTCAACTGTGCAGTCCGCAACGGAGACTGGAAATTGATTTATTATTATGGCAGCGGGAGAAAAGAATTATTCAATATCCCGGATGATATAGGCGAAAGTAATGACCTCAGCGCACAACACCCGGACATTGTGAAGAAACTATCCAAAGAGCTAGGTAACTACCTGAGGAAAGTAGACGCACAGCGTCCAACCGTCAAAGCAACCGGAAAGCCCTGTCCGTGGCCGGATGAAATCAATTAG
- a CDS encoding DUF4857 domain-containing protein, protein MRRFSTILLYVTIAFLLLWQLPWCYNFFVVKPEKSPFTLYSFVIGDFTLMGQEDGKGTVRRDLAGNVYSEAAFDSILPMFYFRQLMSDERFPDTLNGVAVTPKIVQTENFNFRSVPSDINAPVIGLYPLLESMSGRVDLKMPDDVFRITSKGIDFIDMATNSVKADKSLLFTEAMAKKGFRFPATEIAGNPTVKKEYDEGYLLLDADRRLFHLKQVKGRPYVRAITLPEGLALEHLYLTEFRNKKTLAFMTDTNNKFYVLNNRTYEVVKTGIPMFNPETDALTIIGNMFDWTVRVTTPASDNYYALNANDYSLIKALENKSNVHSMPGITFTSYTDKYVMPRFK, encoded by the coding sequence ATGAGACGTTTCAGTACCATATTATTATATGTCACCATTGCTTTTCTGCTTCTATGGCAGTTGCCCTGGTGCTACAATTTCTTTGTCGTAAAGCCGGAGAAGTCCCCTTTTACATTATATAGTTTCGTGATTGGCGACTTCACCCTGATGGGACAAGAGGACGGAAAAGGAACCGTGCGCCGCGACCTTGCCGGCAATGTATACTCGGAAGCTGCTTTCGACAGTATTCTCCCGATGTTTTATTTCCGCCAGTTGATGTCCGACGAGCGTTTTCCGGATACTCTCAACGGAGTAGCCGTTACTCCCAAGATAGTGCAGACGGAGAACTTCAATTTCCGCAGTGTCCCTTCGGACATTAACGCACCCGTCATCGGGCTTTATCCCCTGTTGGAATCCATGTCCGGACGTGTAGACCTAAAGATGCCGGATGATGTGTTCCGCATTACTTCCAAAGGGATTGATTTTATCGACATGGCTACCAACAGTGTGAAAGCGGACAAAAGCCTTCTGTTCACGGAAGCTATGGCGAAAAAAGGATTCCGTTTCCCCGCTACGGAGATAGCAGGTAATCCGACTGTGAAGAAGGAATATGACGAAGGGTATCTTCTATTGGATGCCGACCGCCGTCTGTTCCATCTGAAACAGGTGAAAGGACGTCCTTATGTCCGTGCCATAACGCTGCCCGAAGGACTGGCATTGGAACATTTATATCTGACAGAGTTCAGAAATAAAAAGACGCTAGCCTTTATGACGGATACCAACAACAAGTTTTATGTCTTGAATAATCGTACCTATGAGGTAGTGAAAACAGGTATCCCGATGTTCAATCCCGAAACGGACGCACTGACGATTATAGGCAATATGTTCGACTGGACGGTTCGGGTAACTACTCCGGCTTCTGACAATTACTATGCATTGAATGCCAATGATTATTCACTGATTAAAGCATTAGAAAATAAGTCGAATGTTCATTCTATGCCGGGGATTACTTTTACTTCCTATACGGATAAATACGTGATGCCGCGCTTCAAATAA
- a CDS encoding lamin tail domain-containing protein produces the protein MRIYKALLFLSLFITTIHSCSLPADDEEKETYLEEEDNATAELPWEGETDKFTINAKEGVRLDAPQEDGGTAFITIPSTTVRNTRWEFGVHLTFNPSSNNYARFYLASSSNILSGNLNGYFIQIGGAKDNVALYRQNGEQPKLLASGRELMKGNNSPRLYIKVECDNNGYWTFWTRLESEDEYIKEKLVKDTSIQNPAYSGIYCVYTKTRCNGFTFHHVQLTSNIETTPSPDDTPDKPETPADPVLPDYPEEVRGILSFNEVMYDNATDGAEYIELYNPSGTTVSVPALKLIRYVDTGSNSTETKTSVILQQSDGNQIINVPPYGYICLTKSPATLIRKHKANEETIIEISNFPKLTNEDSYLAIMTNEEKSRLIDKCSYFESMHSSNTKRHQGISLEKASPELPSSTRKNWSSSKDSTGGTPGRINSHK, from the coding sequence ATGAGAATTTACAAAGCACTTCTCTTCTTAAGTCTTTTTATAACTACAATCCATAGTTGTTCACTCCCTGCCGATGACGAAGAAAAGGAAACCTACCTAGAAGAGGAAGATAATGCCACCGCTGAACTCCCCTGGGAAGGAGAAACGGATAAATTCACTATTAATGCTAAAGAAGGAGTGCGCCTGGATGCTCCACAGGAAGATGGTGGGACAGCATTTATTACCATCCCGTCCACCACCGTAAGAAATACCCGTTGGGAATTTGGAGTTCATCTCACCTTCAATCCATCTTCTAATAATTACGCACGGTTTTATTTAGCATCCTCTTCCAATATACTGTCCGGCAATCTAAACGGCTACTTTATCCAAATAGGTGGAGCAAAAGATAATGTAGCACTTTATCGTCAGAATGGTGAGCAACCGAAACTACTAGCTTCGGGAAGAGAACTGATGAAAGGAAACAATTCACCAAGGCTATACATAAAAGTAGAATGTGACAACAACGGTTACTGGACTTTTTGGACACGATTGGAATCAGAGGATGAGTACATCAAAGAGAAGCTGGTAAAAGACACCAGTATACAAAATCCAGCCTATTCAGGTATATATTGTGTTTATACAAAAACTCGCTGTAATGGATTCACATTCCATCATGTACAGCTAACGAGCAATATAGAAACGACTCCCAGCCCCGACGACACACCGGACAAGCCTGAAACTCCCGCAGACCCGGTTCTGCCCGATTACCCGGAAGAAGTAAGAGGTATATTATCATTCAATGAAGTGATGTATGACAATGCAACGGACGGTGCAGAGTACATAGAACTCTATAACCCGTCCGGCACCACCGTCTCTGTCCCGGCATTAAAACTCATAAGATATGTCGATACAGGTTCTAATTCCACAGAAACAAAAACGTCAGTCATCCTGCAACAGTCGGATGGTAATCAAATTATTAACGTTCCCCCTTATGGTTATATATGTCTTACTAAATCTCCCGCTACACTTATCAGAAAACACAAAGCTAACGAAGAAACAATCATAGAAATATCCAACTTTCCCAAGTTGACTAATGAGGACAGCTATCTGGCAATTATGACCAATGAAGAAAAGTCACGGCTTATCGACAAGTGCAGCTATTTTGAATCCATGCACAGTTCTAATACCAAAAGACATCAAGGCATCTCCCTCGAAAAGGCTTCACCGGAATTACCATCTTCAACTAGAAAGAACTGGTCTTCTTCCAAAGATTCTACTGGTGGGACGCCGGGGAGAATAAACTCACATAAATAG
- a CDS encoding alpha-L-fucosidase — protein sequence MQRSYLILIIICCSIYGVAQAQGIPVPKHHQLKWHEAEMGAVFHYDLHVFDGIRYGQGNNRINPIEDYNIFNPTELNTDQWIEAAKAAGCKFAVLTATHETGFGLWQSDVNPYCLKAVKWRDGKGDIVRDFVNSCRKYGLQPGIYVGIRWNSLLGIHNFKAEGEGDFARNRQAWYKRLCEKMVTELCTRYGDLYMIWFDGGADDPRGDGPDVEPIVNKYQPNCLFYHNIDRADFRWGGSETGTVEYPCWSTFPVPCSHHKRIESNIDQLELLKHGDKNGKYWVPAMADTPLRGANGRHEWFWEPDDENNIYSLDVLMDKYEKSVGRNATLILGLTPDPTGLIPAGDAQRLKEMGHEINRRFSSPIAATSGNKKSLTLKLDNKQRVNYCIIQENIKNGERIRQYKIEAKVNGKWQTICNGESVGHKRIEKFTPVETDILRLIVNESVALPDIINFSAYSIE from the coding sequence ATGCAAAGAAGCTACCTTATTCTTATTATTATCTGTTGTTCTATCTACGGAGTTGCACAAGCACAGGGCATCCCTGTCCCCAAACATCATCAATTGAAATGGCACGAAGCAGAGATGGGTGCTGTGTTTCATTACGATTTACACGTATTCGACGGTATCCGCTACGGACAAGGTAACAACCGTATCAATCCCATTGAAGACTACAACATTTTCAACCCGACGGAATTAAACACCGACCAATGGATAGAAGCCGCCAAAGCTGCCGGATGTAAATTCGCCGTACTGACAGCAACTCACGAAACGGGCTTCGGACTTTGGCAAAGTGATGTCAATCCTTACTGCTTAAAGGCAGTCAAGTGGCGCGACGGTAAAGGAGATATTGTACGCGACTTCGTTAATTCTTGCCGTAAATATGGTTTGCAGCCGGGCATTTATGTAGGTATCCGGTGGAACTCTCTATTAGGTATCCATAACTTCAAAGCAGAAGGGGAAGGAGATTTTGCCCGTAACCGTCAAGCATGGTACAAGCGGCTTTGTGAAAAGATGGTCACAGAACTTTGTACCCGGTATGGCGACCTTTATATGATATGGTTTGATGGCGGAGCCGATGACCCACGCGGAGATGGCCCCGACGTAGAACCTATCGTAAACAAATATCAGCCGAACTGCCTTTTCTATCACAATATTGACCGTGCCGACTTCCGTTGGGGCGGTTCGGAAACGGGCACGGTAGAATATCCCTGTTGGTCTACTTTCCCCGTTCCCTGTTCGCACCATAAACGCATTGAGAGCAATATCGACCAACTGGAACTGCTGAAACATGGAGATAAGAACGGAAAATACTGGGTTCCCGCTATGGCAGACACACCCTTGCGAGGAGCAAACGGTCGCCACGAATGGTTTTGGGAACCGGATGACGAGAATAATATTTACTCCTTGGACGTACTGATGGATAAATATGAAAAGTCGGTAGGACGGAATGCAACGCTTATCCTCGGATTAACGCCCGACCCGACCGGATTGATTCCTGCCGGAGATGCACAGCGACTGAAAGAAATGGGTCATGAAATAAACCGCCGCTTCTCTTCCCCGATAGCTGCCACTTCGGGAAATAAGAAAAGCCTGACACTGAAACTGGACAATAAGCAACGTGTGAATTACTGTATTATCCAAGAAAATATCAAAAACGGAGAACGTATCCGGCAGTATAAAATAGAAGCCAAAGTAAACGGAAAGTGGCAAACGATTTGCAACGGAGAATCCGTAGGGCATAAACGTATTGAAAAGTTCACCCCCGTAGAAACGGATATATTACGGTTGATTGTAAACGAATCTGTCGCGCTACCGGACATTATCAATTTCAGTGCATATTCCATAGAATAA
- a CDS encoding alginate lyase family protein: MKHNTYLLFFFLFLFGMSDDLWAQAESTPKVKLQAIDMQRVKEIADMLPDAPFGLGDTYKNRVAWDKLYATGKYKKTMNEAEKMLREGFPVWDQKLYDRVFTDGDTQSGKDMINNRLKCLSILVWAECLENKGRFTKMVKDAIYDIMKQKTWVNPKHYYKHNYKGFVELATALNAVHLSQAVYLLDDKLPAKLRTDLLAELYTRAFHPLMGTINGKNKDHWWLTGTNNWNAACLDGVTCAALTLIPDKLERAKYAAIAERYIQNFIAGFLDDGYCTEGLGYYNFGMMHYITLREKLWLDTGGKLDLFQQSPEKIYKIACFPSNLEIINEIYPAIADCKTGSSPSRNIMRYLNRTVGLQLPSDKYYNEGLTFNMSDCIINVFPRATKLGKQTAMNKEKETLRSYFPYGGLLIVRTDQDSTCKMGVALKGGNNNEHHNHNDIGSYTMVVGKETMIEDPGLVPYDSRTFSPERYTAFKTLASYGHPVPYVAGTEQIDGKKAEAKIIKTDFSEGTDIFAFDFTSAYPVPSLKKLTRTFVFHRASEQPALEVVDNYSFSKPEAFETALITRAKWQKSGENTLLLMRGKERVQVDIDADRCTFDIKEEVISEKGKPYTRLGIVLRDKRAEGKIKVTYRVLEKERPAAMLWNYENMLRIKKGLKAGDKTYELPYKQLIKEATALLKCKAPSVMNKPDECVAISGNKHDFITVGKYSWPNPDTPDGKPWFQKDGVRNPNYKKYDATYQVQMCKNVVRLSAAYFFSDDERFAKKAVEHLKVWFINANSKMTPHLLYAQVIPGNDGDMGHAAGIIEGRIFVDVLSSIGLLESSSCYTERVDNDLKVWFRKFNTWLTTSKVGKEESRTKNNHAVAYDELLISISLFLRDNDTAFKLIDGLHSNRLYKQIEPDGKMPLELARSLGHSYSEYNLIHMLEICEMAKPLLPALYHRTSDDGRCIGKALDFIATYQGKTEKEFAPYRQISGWDNSQQQVCWLLYRARHFDPSKNYEELFRKYWIEKPGHINLLLY; encoded by the coding sequence ATGAAACATAATACTTATCTTCTATTTTTCTTTTTGTTCCTGTTTGGAATGTCCGATGATTTATGGGCACAAGCCGAAAGTACGCCCAAAGTAAAGTTGCAGGCAATTGATATGCAACGGGTAAAAGAGATTGCAGATATGTTGCCGGATGCTCCGTTCGGATTGGGCGACACTTATAAGAACCGCGTGGCTTGGGATAAACTATATGCTACGGGCAAATATAAAAAAACAATGAATGAAGCGGAGAAGATGCTTCGTGAAGGATTTCCAGTTTGGGATCAGAAATTATACGACCGGGTATTTACCGACGGAGACACACAATCGGGAAAGGACATGATAAATAACCGTTTAAAATGTTTATCCATTTTAGTGTGGGCAGAGTGTCTGGAGAATAAGGGGCGCTTCACCAAAATGGTAAAGGATGCTATCTATGATATAATGAAGCAGAAAACCTGGGTGAATCCGAAACATTATTATAAACACAATTATAAAGGATTCGTTGAACTGGCTACTGCACTCAATGCAGTCCATCTTTCTCAGGCGGTTTATTTGCTTGATGACAAATTGCCTGCCAAGTTACGTACCGATTTGCTGGCAGAACTTTATACTCGTGCTTTTCATCCTTTGATGGGAACTATCAACGGTAAAAATAAAGACCACTGGTGGTTAACCGGTACTAATAACTGGAATGCCGCTTGCCTGGACGGGGTAACTTGTGCGGCATTGACATTAATACCGGATAAGCTGGAGCGGGCTAAATATGCCGCTATCGCCGAACGGTATATTCAAAACTTTATAGCAGGTTTCTTGGACGATGGTTATTGTACAGAAGGATTAGGCTACTACAACTTTGGAATGATGCATTATATTACGCTTCGTGAGAAATTATGGTTGGATACGGGAGGGAAGCTGGACTTGTTTCAGCAGTCTCCGGAAAAAATCTATAAAATAGCCTGCTTTCCTTCTAATCTGGAAATTATCAATGAGATATATCCGGCTATTGCGGATTGTAAAACAGGAAGTTCTCCTTCCCGGAATATAATGCGTTATTTGAATAGAACAGTGGGGCTACAGTTACCTTCTGATAAATATTACAATGAGGGACTGACATTCAATATGAGCGATTGCATTATTAATGTATTTCCACGTGCAACGAAATTGGGTAAACAAACAGCAATGAATAAGGAAAAAGAAACTTTACGTTCTTATTTTCCTTATGGTGGTTTGTTGATAGTACGTACTGACCAGGATTCGACTTGCAAGATGGGAGTTGCTTTAAAGGGCGGAAATAACAATGAACATCACAATCACAATGATATAGGCTCATATACAATGGTAGTCGGGAAAGAAACGATGATTGAAGACCCCGGTCTGGTTCCTTACGATAGCCGTACGTTCAGCCCGGAACGCTATACGGCATTTAAAACCTTGGCTTCTTATGGACATCCTGTACCTTATGTAGCCGGTACAGAACAGATTGATGGTAAAAAGGCGGAAGCAAAGATAATAAAGACTGACTTTTCAGAAGGTACGGATATCTTTGCATTTGATTTCACTTCAGCCTATCCGGTACCTTCTTTAAAGAAGCTGACTCGTACATTTGTTTTCCACCGTGCCAGTGAACAACCTGCTTTGGAGGTAGTGGATAATTATTCTTTCTCGAAACCCGAGGCTTTTGAGACAGCCCTTATTACTCGTGCCAAATGGCAGAAGAGTGGAGAAAACACACTCTTATTGATGCGTGGAAAAGAAAGAGTACAGGTTGACATTGATGCAGATAGATGTACTTTTGATATAAAAGAAGAAGTGATAAGTGAAAAAGGGAAGCCTTATACTCGTTTAGGAATTGTGTTGAGAGATAAAAGGGCTGAGGGTAAGATAAAAGTTACTTATAGAGTTTTGGAAAAGGAACGTCCTGCGGCAATGCTTTGGAATTATGAGAATATGCTTCGTATAAAGAAAGGTTTGAAAGCGGGAGACAAAACTTATGAGTTGCCCTACAAACAACTGATAAAGGAAGCTACGGCTTTGTTGAAGTGCAAAGCTCCTTCGGTAATGAATAAGCCGGACGAGTGTGTGGCGATTAGCGGCAACAAACACGATTTTATTACAGTAGGAAAATACAGTTGGCCGAATCCGGATACTCCTGATGGAAAACCCTGGTTTCAAAAGGATGGCGTTCGTAATCCTAATTATAAAAAGTATGATGCTACGTATCAGGTACAGATGTGCAAGAATGTGGTTAGGCTGAGTGCCGCTTATTTCTTCAGTGACGATGAGCGGTTTGCGAAGAAGGCGGTCGAACACTTAAAGGTCTGGTTTATCAATGCGAATTCAAAGATGACTCCTCATTTGCTGTATGCACAAGTTATTCCTGGTAATGACGGTGACATGGGACATGCAGCCGGAATAATCGAAGGGCGTATTTTTGTTGACGTACTGAGTTCGATAGGGTTGCTGGAATCTTCATCCTGTTATACGGAGCGGGTGGATAATGATTTGAAAGTATGGTTCCGTAAATTTAATACCTGGCTTACGACAAGTAAAGTAGGTAAAGAGGAAAGCCGAACCAAGAATAACCATGCCGTTGCATATGATGAACTGCTTATTTCTATATCTTTGTTTTTGCGTGACAATGATACTGCTTTCAAATTGATTGACGGACTTCATTCCAATCGGTTGTATAAACAGATAGAACCTGACGGCAAAATGCCTTTGGAATTGGCACGCTCTTTAGGACACTCGTATTCGGAATATAATCTTATTCATATGCTGGAGATTTGCGAAATGGCAAAACCTTTGCTTCCTGCTCTTTATCATCGTACGTCGGATGATGGAAGATGCATTGGTAAGGCGCTCGATTTTATAGCTACTTATCAAGGTAAAACAGAGAAAGAGTTTGCTCCTTACAGGCAGATTAGCGGCTGGGATAATTCACAGCAACAAGTTTGCTGGTTACTATACAGGGCAAGACATTTTGACCCTTCCAAGAATTACGAAGAACTTTTCCGTAAATATTGGATTGAGAAGCCCGGACACATAAATTTATTACTTTATTAG